One window of Acipenser ruthenus chromosome 17, fAciRut3.2 maternal haplotype, whole genome shotgun sequence genomic DNA carries:
- the LOC117423703 gene encoding acetylcholine receptor subunit delta: MRALYLYLSIALVLTLCVSVSTARNQEERLLNHLFKERAYNKEQRPVQSQDEVVDVYLALTLSNLISLKEVDETLTTNVWIEHGWYDHRLSWNASEFDDISILRLPPRLVWLPEIVLENNNDAQFQVAYYCNVLVDPSGYVYWLPPAIFRSSCAINVNFFPFDWQNCTLKFSSLTYNAKEIRMHLKVETDPDTAENFPVEWIIIDPAGFTENGEWEIIHKPARKNIHKDVPLDSSKHQDITFYLIIKRKPLFYIINIIIPSILISFMASLVYYLPADSGEKMTLSISVLLAQSVFLLLVSQRLPETSMAIPLIVKYLMFIMVLVTVVVLNCVIVLNLHFRTPSTHVMTDWTKEFFLERLPRLLHMSRPADSEPQWEGALQRRSSSVGYIAKAEEYFTVKSRSELMFEKQSERHGLTSRATPTAAHRPNAKSELDMTDQLLAEMKPAVDGANYIVKNMKDKNDYNEEKDNWNRIARTVDRLCLVLVTPVMILGTIVIFFMGVYNHPPPLPFEGDPYDYLESNRRVL; this comes from the exons ATGAGAGCTCTTTATCTTTATCTGTCCATTGCTCTGGTGTTGACCCTTTGCGTGTCAG TCAGCACTGCCAGGAATCAGGAGGAGCGGCTCCTCAATCACCTGTTCAAGGAGCGTGCCTACAACAAGGAGCAGCGGCCCGTCCAGTCCCAGGATGAGGTGGTGGACGTGTACCTGGCTCTGACCCTCTCCAACCTCATCTCTCTG AAAGAAGTCGATGAAACGCTAACCACAAATGTATGGATAGAGCAC GGCTGGTATGACCACAGGCTCTCCTGGAATGCAAGTGAGTTTGATGACATCTCCATTCTGAGGCTGCCTCCCAGACTGGTGTGGCTCCCAGAGATCGTCTTGGAGAACAA TAACGATGCCCAGTTCCAAGTTGCCTATTACTGTAATGTCCTGGTGGACCCCTCTGGCTACGTGTACTGGCTTCCTCCTGCTATCTTCCGGAGCTCCTGTGCCATCAACGTCAACTTCTTCCCTTTCGACTGGCAGAACTGCACCCTCAAGTTCAG CTCTCTGACCTACAATGCCAAGGAGATAAGAATGCACTTGAAGGTAGAGACGGACCCAGACACTGCAGAGAACTTCCCTGTGGAGTGGATTATCATTGATCCTGCCGGCTTCACAG AGAATGGCGAGTGGGAGATTATCCACAAACCAGCCAGGAAGAACATTCACAAGGACGTCCCTCTGGACAGCAGCAAGCACCAGGACATCACCTTCTACCTCATCATCAAGCGCAAGCCTCTGTTTTacatcatcaacatcatcataCCCAGCATTCTCATCTCCTTCATGGCATCGCTGGTGTACtacctcccagctgaca GTGGTGAGAAGATGACCCTGTCGATCTCAGTGCTCCTCGCTCAGTCTGTGTTCCTGCTGCTTGTCTCACAGCGGCTGCCTGAGACCTCAATGGCCATCCCCCTCATCGTCAA GTATCTGATGTTCATCATGGTGCTGGTCACAGTGGTGGTGCTGAACTGCGTCATCGTGCTGAACCTTCACTTCCGCACGCCCAGCACGCACGTCATGACAGACTGGACCAAAGAG TTCTTCCTGGAGCGCTTGCCCAGGCTGCTGCACATGTCTCGCCCGGCAGACTCCGAGCCACAGTGGGAGGGAGCCCTGCAGCGGCGCAGCAGCTCCGTGGGATACATCGCCAAGGCAGAGGAGTACTTCACTGTCAAGTCCCGCAGCGAACTCATGTTCGAGAAGCAGTCTGAGAGGCACGGTCTGACCAGTCGAGCCACTCCTACTGCAG CACACAGACCGAATGCCAAGAGCGAGTTGGACATGACTGACCAGCTGTTGGCGGAGATGAAGCCTGCGGTGGACGGGGCGAACTATATCGTCAAGAACATGAAGGACAAGAACGATTACAATGAG GAGAAGGACAACTGGAACCGCATTGCAAGGACTGTGGACCGACTCTGTCTCGTCCTGGTGACGCCCGTCATGATCCTGGGGACCATCGTCATCTTCTTTATGGGGGTGTACAACCACCCTCCACCCCTGCCCTTCGAAGGAGACCCCTACGACTACCTGGAGAGCAACAGACGGGTCCTCTAG